A part of Acropora palmata chromosome 6, jaAcrPala1.3, whole genome shotgun sequence genomic DNA contains:
- the LOC141885028 gene encoding uncharacterized protein LOC141885028 has protein sequence MPVAAKDRPKTAFSIHRGQCQWKLIPFGLTNGPASFTRLMNLALDGLTWTYCLVYLDDIIVWSATFDEHLHRLRQVFDRIRKAGQKLKPAKCQFLKKQVTFLGHAVSSQGIETDPEKTRAVDENRSFRRFIADFSVIAEPLYRLTKKGIKFLWGPEQRRAFEELKHHLTSAPVLASLDFSPGAGTFVLDTDASQRLGIGAVLSQVQSDGTERAQRKDPDIGPVLEQYLRERKKPSMHELQSLSSTSRAVWAQCELMEVVDGVLCIRSEKSSSPQKHRVVLPGSLIPPALKECHDALAGGHLGHEKTLQKMKIRFWRPNLSRSRFILCNVALLNGRRHMRSQIKGLLPVLKFSLRTGSVSSEFQTACTQIKEEILSPQCSKRRVCCWESIRQDPQLTIPKEMDRSRIGIGL, from the exons ATGCCGGTAGCAGCCAAAGATCGACCAAAGACTGCATTTTCCATTCACAGAGGCCAGTGTCAATGGAAATTGATACCCTTTGGATTAACCAACGGGCCAGCCAGCTTTACCCGTCTTATGAACCTGGCCTTAGACGGACTCACGTGGACTTACTGTTTGGTTTACCTTGATGACATTATCGTGTGGTCTGCTACTTTTGACGAACATTTGCATCGCCTGCGTCAAGTTTTTGACAGAATTAGAAAGGCCGGACAGAAGTTGAAACCCGCTAAATGTCAGTTCTTGAAGAAGCAAGTAACTTTCTTGGGACATGCTGTGTCGAGCCAGGGTATTGAGACTGACCCAGAGAAAACTAGAGCTGTAGATGA AAATAGATCATTCAGGCGGTTCATTGCTGATTTTTCCGTTATTGCCGAACCTCTGTACAGGCTAACCAAGAAAGGAATAAAGTTCCTGTGGGGCCCCGAGCAGAGGAGGGCGTTTGAAGAGCTGAAGCACCACCTCACAAGTGCCCCAGTCCTCGCCTCCCTAGACTTCTCACCCGGTGCAGGGACATTCGTACTGGACACAGATGCCAGCCAGCGACTTGGAATCGGTGCTGTTCTCTCTCAAGTCCAGTCCGATGGAACCGAGAGG GCCCAAAGGAAAGACCCAGATATTGGGCCAGTACTGGAGCAGTATCTGAGGGAAAGGAAGAAGCCATCTATGCATGAATTACAGTCCTTAAGCAGCACTTCAAGAGCGGTGTGGGCTCAGTGTGAACTTATGGAGGTTGTGGATGGTGTGCTTTGTATTCGCTCTGAGAAGAGTAGTTCACCACAGAAACACCGTGTTGTTTTGCCAGGGAGTCTTATCCCGCCCGCACTAAAAGAATGTCATGACGCTTTGGCAGGAGGTCATCTTGGGCATGAGAAAACTCTCCAGAAAATGAAGATTCGTTTCTGGCGTCCAAACCTCTCCAGGAGCCGTTTCATCCTGTGCAATGTAGCTTTGCTAAATGGGCGGAGGCATATGCGATCCCAAATCAAAGGGCTTCTACCTGTGCTAAAGTTCTCGTTAAGAACTGGATCTGTAAGTTCGGAATTCCAGACAGCATGCACTCAGATAAAGGAAGAAATTTTGAGTCCACAGTGTTCCAAGAGACGTGTATGCTGTTGGGAATCAATAAGACAAGATCCACAGCTTACCATCCCGAAGGAAATGGACAGGTCGAGAATTGGCATCGGACTATGA